One region of Zingiber officinale cultivar Zhangliang chromosome 7B, Zo_v1.1, whole genome shotgun sequence genomic DNA includes:
- the LOC122006901 gene encoding immune-associated nucleotide-binding protein 9-like, protein MSSSIMDDDWDLPNFHNEFNLVLFGKTGNGKSATGNSILGKEAFLSKTSLFSVTSTCQLQSITLRDGRRVNVIDTPGLFDSSDEAEATGREIVRCVNLAKDGIHAILMVFSVRSRFSAEEEAAIESLKTFFGEKILDYMIVVFTGGDDLESNGQSLKDFIGHKKHKPLQKFLESCKSRIVLFDNKTKDEAKRTKQLEGLFYLVDSVVSSNGGKPFSDELFDELKKGALSVHRKEKEVESEQGYSEQQISELKKEISKSYDRQLERITEMVEQKLKLTVEKLEKQLAEEQAARLEAEKVSQEARKRSDEDIKNLKEKLERAQKDAQEFKMLAESKNACIIL, encoded by the exons ATGAGTTCAAGTATCATGGATGATGATTGGGACTTGCCCAACTTCCATAATGAGTTTAATTTGGTCCTCTTTGGAAAAACTGGAAATGGGAAAAGTGCAACTGGAAATAGTATTCTTGGTAAAGAGGCATTCTTGTCAAAGACCAGCTTGTTTTCTGTAACAAGTACATGTCAATTGCAAAGCATTACATTGAGGGATGGTCGTCGTGTGAATGTCATTGACACTCCTG GGCTCTTTGATAGTTCTGATGAGGCAGAAGCTACTGGCAGGGAAATTGTTCGATGTGTAAACTTGGCAAAAGATGGCATTCATGCAATTCTCATGGTTTTTTCTGTTAGATCACGTTTCTCAGCTGAAGAAGAGGCTGCAATTGAAAGTCTAAAAACCTTTTTTGGCGAAAAAATTCTTGACTATATGATTGTAGTTTTTACTGGTGGAGATGATCTAGAAAGTAACGGACAATCTCTCAAGGATTTCATAGGTCACAAGAAACACAAGCCTTTACAG AAATTTCTTGAATCTTGCAAGTCTAGAATTGTTCTTTTTGACAACAAGACTAAGGATGAGGCGAAACGAACTAAGCAATTGGAAGGCCTTTTTTATCTTGTTGACTCTGTTGTATCTAGCAATGGTGGAAAACCATTTTCTGATGAACTTTTTGATGAATTAAAG AAAGGAGCTTTGAGCGTCCATCGCAAAGAAAAAGAGGTTGAATCTGAGCAGGGATATTCTGAACAGCAGATATCTGAATTGAAGAAAGAAATATCCAAGTCATATGATCGTCAACTTGAGCGAATTACTGAAATG GTTGAACAAAAGTTAAAGCTAACAGTGGAGAAACTCGAGAAACAATTGGCAGAAGAGCAAGCTGCTCGACTTGAAGCAGAGAAGGTATCTCAAGAAGCAAGAAAGAGATCGGACGAAGATATTAAAAACCTTAAGGAGAAACTGGAGAGGGCTCAGAAGGATGCTCAAGAGTTCAAAATGCTCGCAGAGAGCAAGAACGCATGCATAATTCTGTGA